The following proteins come from a genomic window of Achromobacter deleyi:
- a CDS encoding LysR family transcriptional regulator yields the protein MHEALRRLDMNLLLVFDALVRLGSVAAAAEELAMSPSACSHALTRLRGALSDPLFVRYGSGMQPTARAQAMAPVIGQALQALGGSLEGARPFAPGDSTQAFVFAATDYTAYAVLPALAARLRTLAPRLRVRAVYSTRQDSFDDLAAGRAHFALGFDEGQAALPEGVQARDGFTDDYVVVARRDHPEIRGSLSLAQYLAASHLAVRPWRDARGVIDGALERQGLRRQVTMELPSLLAAPFIVAGSDLLATLPQRVARRLGPAAHLAVYPAPFAAPAYTLKVLFHARHAGIPGHEWMLEQVLAAARETEE from the coding sequence ATGCATGAAGCGCTGCGCCGCCTCGATATGAATCTGCTGCTGGTGTTCGACGCGCTGGTGCGGCTGGGCAGCGTGGCCGCCGCCGCCGAGGAACTGGCCATGAGCCCGTCCGCCTGTAGCCACGCGCTGACGCGGCTGCGCGGCGCGCTGTCGGATCCGCTGTTCGTGCGCTACGGCAGCGGCATGCAGCCCACGGCGCGCGCCCAGGCGATGGCGCCCGTCATCGGCCAGGCGTTGCAGGCGCTGGGCGGCAGCCTGGAAGGCGCGCGGCCGTTCGCGCCGGGCGACAGCACCCAGGCCTTTGTGTTCGCGGCCACCGACTACACCGCCTACGCGGTGCTGCCGGCGCTGGCGGCGCGGCTGCGGACCCTGGCGCCGCGGTTGCGTGTGCGGGCCGTGTATTCGACGCGCCAGGATTCCTTCGACGACCTCGCCGCCGGACGCGCGCATTTCGCGCTGGGGTTCGACGAGGGGCAGGCGGCGTTGCCGGAGGGCGTGCAGGCGCGCGACGGGTTCACCGATGACTACGTGGTGGTGGCCCGGCGCGATCATCCCGAGATTCGCGGCAGCCTGTCGCTGGCGCAATACCTGGCGGCCAGCCATCTGGCGGTCAGGCCCTGGCGCGATGCGCGCGGCGTGATCGACGGCGCGCTGGAACGGCAGGGGCTGCGCCGGCAGGTGACGATGGAGCTGCCCAGCCTGCTGGCGGCGCCTTTCATCGTGGCCGGTTCCGACCTGCTGGCGACGTTGCCGCAACGGGTGGCGCGGCGCCTGGGGCCGGCGGCGCACCTGGCGGTCTATCCCGCGCCGTTCGCGGCGCCGGCCTATACGCTGAAGGTGTTGTTCCATGCGCGCCACGCGGGTATTCCCGGGCATGAGTGGATGCTGGAGCAGGTGCTGGCGGCGGCGCGCGAGACGGAGGAATGA
- the argH gene encoding argininosuccinate lyase, which translates to MESKVSARLKQPLAKEVLEHLFLPRLNREFFANFDMLTQINLAHLLMLRERGILDHDAARRLARALLQMQADGPHAVELDPAREEAYFNYEAHLIKAVGQELGGRLHTARSRNDIGATIDRMRARDFTARIGSALIGVSRAALAQAERYADCVMPGYTHMQAAQPITYGYYLSALVDAWSRDIGRLAHVLETADASPLGACALAGTSFPIDRDSTSAMLGFSGPLANALDSVASRDFALELSATLSIMMVTCSRMVQDFYIWSTPEFGYLSFPDSIASTSSIMPQKKNPAVLEYLRGKTGHLIGLTSAALSTVKSTHFTHSGDSSRESTRTCWEACEEALKALELVQLLVEQVAPNRERMAARAADDFSTVTDLADLLVRKADASFRDAHHIIGAVVRQALEQGLPARAIPPAMIAAAAEQQLGRPVALAADDIAACLDPVRNVAARLSPGGPAPQSVRAHLCEQHAVLDARQASIDAARQRVADARETLQRRAHALVHQENGMAAA; encoded by the coding sequence ATGGAATCCAAAGTCAGTGCCCGTCTCAAGCAACCCCTGGCCAAGGAGGTGCTCGAGCATCTTTTCCTGCCGCGCCTGAACCGCGAGTTCTTCGCCAATTTCGACATGCTCACGCAGATCAACCTGGCGCATCTGCTGATGCTGCGCGAGCGCGGCATCCTCGATCACGACGCCGCGCGGCGGCTGGCGCGGGCGTTGCTGCAAATGCAGGCCGATGGCCCGCACGCGGTGGAACTGGACCCGGCGCGCGAAGAGGCCTATTTCAACTACGAGGCCCACCTGATCAAGGCGGTGGGGCAGGAGCTGGGCGGCCGCCTGCATACCGCCCGCAGCCGCAACGACATCGGCGCGACCATCGACCGCATGCGGGCGCGCGATTTCACGGCGCGCATCGGCAGCGCGCTGATCGGCGTGTCGCGCGCCGCGCTGGCGCAGGCCGAGCGCTATGCCGATTGCGTGATGCCGGGCTACACCCACATGCAGGCGGCGCAGCCGATCACCTACGGCTATTACCTGTCGGCGCTGGTGGATGCGTGGTCGCGCGACATCGGCCGGCTGGCGCACGTGCTGGAGACGGCGGACGCCTCGCCGCTGGGCGCCTGCGCACTGGCCGGCACCTCGTTCCCGATCGATCGCGACAGCACCAGCGCCATGCTGGGCTTCAGCGGCCCGCTGGCCAATGCGCTGGACAGCGTGGCGTCGCGCGATTTCGCGCTGGAACTGAGCGCGACGCTGTCGATCATGATGGTCACCTGCAGCCGCATGGTGCAGGACTTCTACATCTGGTCGACGCCGGAGTTCGGCTATCTGTCGTTCCCGGACAGCATCGCCAGCACCTCCAGCATCATGCCGCAGAAGAAGAATCCGGCGGTGCTGGAATACCTGCGCGGCAAGACCGGCCACCTGATCGGCCTGACCAGCGCGGCGCTGTCGACGGTGAAGTCGACCCACTTCACCCACTCGGGCGACAGCAGCCGCGAAAGCACCCGAACCTGCTGGGAAGCCTGCGAGGAAGCGCTGAAGGCACTGGAGCTGGTGCAACTGCTGGTGGAGCAGGTCGCGCCGAACCGCGAACGCATGGCGGCGCGCGCGGCGGATGATTTCTCGACCGTGACCGACCTGGCGGACCTGCTGGTGCGCAAGGCCGACGCCTCGTTCCGCGACGCGCACCACATCATCGGCGCGGTGGTGCGGCAGGCGCTGGAGCAGGGCTTGCCGGCGCGCGCGATCCCGCCGGCGATGATCGCGGCGGCGGCCGAGCAACAGCTGGGCCGGCCGGTGGCGCTGGCGGCCGATGACATCGCCGCCTGCCTCGACCCGGTGCGCAACGTGGCCGCGCGGCTGTCGCCGGGCGGCCCGGCGCCGCAATCGGTGCGGGCGCACCTGTGCGAACAGCATGCGGTCCTCGACGCGCGCCAGGCGTCCATCGATGCCGCCCGGCAACGCGTCGCCGACGCCCGCGAGACGCTGCAACGGCGCGCCCACGCGCTGGTTCATCAGGAAAACGGCATGGCCGCCGCCTGA
- a CDS encoding LysR family transcriptional regulator, translated as MSRPDLNLLLTLDVLLTEGNVARAARRLHLSPSAMSRALARLRETTGDPLLVRAGRGLVPTPRAQELREQVSRLVQEAQAVLRPAELLDPSKLSRGFTLRVSDGFVEYFGPSLIALAQREAPGVRLRFVQKPDKDSTPLRDGSADLETGVIGAASSPEIRTRALFRDRFIGVVRAGHPLAKGKVTAARYAAGQHVLVSRRGLDKGPVDDALHTLGLAREITVIVAGFSDALALARASDLIASVPERHTTNLRAGMHSFALPVEVPGLTVSMLWHPRMDADPGHRWLRECVRQVCAA; from the coding sequence ATGTCCCGCCCCGACCTCAACCTGCTGCTCACGCTCGACGTCCTGCTGACCGAAGGCAACGTCGCGCGCGCCGCGCGCCGCCTGCACCTGAGCCCCTCGGCGATGAGCCGGGCGCTGGCGCGGCTGCGCGAAACCACCGGCGATCCGTTGCTGGTGCGGGCCGGCCGCGGCCTGGTGCCGACGCCACGCGCCCAGGAACTGCGCGAACAGGTGAGCCGCCTGGTGCAGGAGGCGCAAGCCGTGCTGCGCCCCGCCGAACTGCTCGACCCGTCGAAGCTCTCGCGCGGCTTCACGCTGCGCGTGAGCGACGGCTTCGTCGAATATTTCGGTCCGTCGCTGATCGCCCTGGCCCAACGCGAGGCGCCCGGCGTGCGGCTGCGCTTCGTGCAAAAGCCCGACAAGGACAGCACCCCGCTGCGCGACGGCAGCGCCGACCTGGAAACCGGCGTGATCGGCGCCGCCAGCAGCCCCGAGATCCGCACGCGGGCGCTGTTCCGCGACCGCTTCATCGGGGTGGTGCGGGCCGGCCATCCGCTGGCCAAAGGCAAGGTCACGGCGGCGCGCTACGCCGCCGGCCAGCATGTGCTGGTCTCGCGCCGCGGTCTGGACAAGGGGCCGGTCGACGACGCGCTGCACACGCTCGGCCTGGCGCGCGAGATCACCGTCATCGTCGCCGGTTTTTCCGACGCGCTGGCCCTGGCGCGCGCCTCCGACCTGATCGCCAGCGTGCCCGAGCGCCACACCACCAACCTGCGCGCCGGCATGCACAGCTTCGCGCTGCCCGTGGAAGTGCCCGGCCTGACGGTCTCGATGCTGTGGCATCCGCGCATGGACGCCGACCCCGGGCACCGCTGGCTGCGCGAGTGCGTGCGGCAGGTGTGCGCGGCGTGA
- a CDS encoding MFS transporter has product MSGISGMAADGGGASAAPRALPVAALLALTMCSFIATANETVAAGLLPQIASEFGVSQGWAGQWVTACALGSGLAAMPLTIALRGWRRRAALLLAVAGFCGGNAVTALSPYFGLTLAARLLAGIATGLAWSLLAGYARRMVATTSQGRAVAVAMMGIPLALAFGVPLGAWLGELAGWRAVFGGLSGLSLALAAWVVRRVPDYPGQAAGHRVPLRQVWATPGVRPVLGVILLWILAHYTLYTYIAPFMASLGRAAHVDAALLVFGVAALCGIWITGALVDRGLRALVLASLGAFALVALALGWGVVHVAAIYVPIAVWGLSFGGAPTLLQTALADAAGEGADVAQSMLVTVFNLAFAAGGALGGVLLETAGAAALPRGILGLLLLAMGIAWQARGHGFRAGRRLAGA; this is encoded by the coding sequence ATGAGCGGGATTTCCGGGATGGCGGCGGACGGCGGCGGGGCGAGCGCAGCGCCGCGCGCGTTGCCAGTGGCCGCATTGCTGGCGCTGACGATGTGCAGCTTCATCGCCACCGCCAATGAAACCGTGGCCGCCGGCCTGTTGCCGCAGATCGCGAGTGAATTCGGCGTGTCGCAAGGGTGGGCGGGGCAATGGGTGACCGCGTGCGCGTTGGGATCGGGGCTGGCGGCCATGCCCTTGACCATCGCGTTGCGCGGCTGGCGGCGGCGCGCCGCGCTGTTGCTGGCGGTGGCGGGGTTCTGTGGCGGCAACGCGGTCACCGCGCTGTCGCCGTACTTTGGCCTGACGCTGGCGGCGCGGCTGCTGGCGGGCATCGCCACCGGGCTGGCCTGGAGCCTGCTGGCTGGCTATGCGCGGCGCATGGTGGCGACGACCTCGCAGGGGCGCGCGGTGGCCGTGGCGATGATGGGCATTCCGCTGGCGCTGGCGTTCGGCGTGCCGTTGGGCGCGTGGCTGGGCGAGCTGGCGGGGTGGCGCGCGGTGTTCGGCGGGCTGTCCGGGTTGAGCCTGGCGCTGGCCGCGTGGGTAGTGCGCCGGGTGCCCGATTATCCGGGCCAGGCCGCCGGCCATCGCGTGCCGTTGCGGCAGGTCTGGGCGACGCCCGGCGTGCGGCCGGTGCTGGGCGTGATCCTGCTGTGGATCCTGGCGCACTACACCTTGTACACCTACATCGCGCCGTTCATGGCCTCGCTGGGACGAGCCGCGCATGTCGACGCGGCGCTGCTGGTGTTTGGCGTGGCCGCGCTGTGCGGCATCTGGATCACCGGCGCGCTGGTGGATCGCGGCCTGCGGGCCCTGGTGCTGGCCAGCCTGGGCGCGTTTGCGCTGGTGGCGTTGGCATTGGGCTGGGGTGTGGTGCACGTGGCGGCCATCTACGTTCCCATCGCGGTGTGGGGCCTGAGTTTCGGCGGAGCGCCGACACTGCTGCAGACGGCGCTGGCCGATGCCGCGGGCGAAGGCGCCGACGTGGCGCAGTCGATGCTGGTGACGGTGTTCAACCTGGCCTTCGCCGCGGGCGGGGCCCTGGGCGGCGTGCTGCTGGAAACGGCGGGCGCGGCGGCGTTGCCGCGCGGCATCCTGGGGCTGTTGTTGCTCGCCATGGGCATCGCCTGGCAGGCCCGCGGCCATGGATTTCGGGCCGGCCGGCGATTGGCGGGGGCATGA
- a CDS encoding GNAT family N-acetyltransferase — MPSLTFRAPTPADTDRCFEIESTAYEGDEAATHAKIATRIAQYPQGFLLLEEDGVIVGFINSGCAHEVVMADEAFKELVGHDPDAPNVVIMSVVVDPAHQGKGYSTRLMNAFVEQARGLGKQTIHLMCKERHVALYRKLGYQYVRPSPSDHGGMAWHEMVMAL, encoded by the coding sequence ATGCCTTCCCTGACTTTCCGCGCCCCCACCCCCGCCGACACCGACCGCTGCTTCGAGATCGAAAGCACCGCCTACGAAGGCGACGAAGCCGCCACCCACGCCAAGATCGCCACCCGCATCGCCCAATATCCGCAGGGCTTCCTGCTGCTGGAGGAGGACGGCGTCATCGTCGGCTTCATCAACAGCGGCTGCGCCCACGAGGTGGTGATGGCCGACGAGGCCTTCAAGGAACTGGTCGGCCACGATCCGGACGCCCCCAACGTGGTGATCATGTCGGTGGTGGTGGATCCCGCCCACCAGGGCAAGGGATATTCCACGCGGCTGATGAATGCCTTCGTCGAGCAGGCCCGCGGACTCGGCAAGCAGACCATCCACCTGATGTGCAAGGAGCGCCACGTCGCGCTGTACCGCAAGCTCGGCTACCAGTACGTGCGGCCGTCGCCCTCCGACCATGGCGGCATGGCCTGGCATGAAATGGTGATGGCGCTGTAG
- a CDS encoding helix-turn-helix domain-containing protein — translation MIARHHFDVAAQAPERRLLAWRDQVGHVVDVLPSRDALRQPFNASIDRYRAGRLMFTDCRSDAMQLERSLVRISRDNIRDFALHVFLEGGVDAMTVRNGPRPAADGAAARVVAVDLGQPMRMRRQACRMLTLFVPAELVLEVFPDPQAIHGRMLRDATPLARLAIRQAAALGQSVRGLDLAQAEADITACARLLLAAFGKDARLSGNARAAGRAAMFGQVRRHIQANLHQVGLTPESVIQALRLPRPTVYRLFQHEGGLGAYIRHLRLRLAAEELVRYPHLGVMEIAYGLGFGSASDFARAFRRAYDMPPQEFREQSWRWPERVTLRA, via the coding sequence ATGATCGCCCGTCATCATTTCGACGTGGCGGCGCAGGCGCCTGAACGCCGCCTGCTGGCCTGGCGCGACCAGGTCGGGCACGTGGTCGACGTGCTGCCCAGCCGCGACGCGCTGCGCCAGCCCTTCAACGCATCCATCGACCGCTACCGCGCCGGCCGGCTGATGTTCACCGATTGCCGTTCCGACGCCATGCAGCTGGAACGCTCGCTGGTGCGCATCTCGCGCGACAACATCCGCGATTTCGCCCTGCACGTGTTCCTGGAAGGCGGCGTCGACGCCATGACGGTGCGCAATGGCCCGCGGCCCGCCGCCGATGGCGCAGCGGCGCGGGTGGTGGCGGTGGACCTGGGCCAGCCGATGCGCATGCGGCGCCAGGCCTGCCGCATGCTGACGCTGTTCGTGCCGGCGGAACTGGTGCTGGAAGTATTCCCGGATCCCCAGGCGATCCACGGCCGCATGCTGCGGGACGCGACGCCGCTGGCGCGGCTGGCGATCCGGCAGGCCGCGGCGCTGGGGCAATCGGTGCGCGGCCTGGACCTGGCGCAGGCCGAGGCCGACATTACCGCCTGCGCGCGCCTGTTGCTGGCGGCCTTTGGCAAGGACGCGCGGCTGTCGGGCAATGCGCGCGCCGCCGGCCGGGCGGCGATGTTCGGGCAGGTGCGGCGCCACATCCAGGCCAATCTGCACCAGGTCGGCCTGACGCCGGAGTCGGTGATCCAGGCGTTGCGCCTGCCGCGGCCGACGGTGTACCGCCTGTTCCAGCACGAAGGCGGGCTGGGCGCCTACATCCGCCACCTGCGGCTGCGGCTGGCGGCCGAGGAACTGGTGCGCTATCCGCACCTGGGCGTCATGGAAATCGCCTATGGGCTGGGGTTCGGCAGCGCGTCGGACTTCGCCCGCGCGTTCCGCCGCGCCTACGACATGCCGCCGCAGGAATTCCGCGAGCAATCCTGGCGCTGGCCGGAGCGGGTCACGCTGCGGGCCTGA
- a CDS encoding LysR family transcriptional regulator — protein MATDKLGDMRLFAEAAALGSLSAAGRKLGLSAAAASARLLKLEAALHTRLFHRSTRHLQLTEEGRLYLAHCEIALRAVDDAEAALLAGQNAVRGKLRISASADFGRNLLSQWLDEFSAAHPDLKIALTLSDSLSNLLQDDIDLAIRFGRPQDGTLVARQLAPNWRVLCAAPDYLARHGVPRTPADLARHAFIVLVTTAGPLNTFHFARDGHPESYTVPLEQAWETNDGALARRWALAGRGIARKTIWDAIDDLQAGRLVAVLPEYRVDEAGVHAVFHGTRYMAPRVRRLLDFLVARFAQATAGLSRHGGPADA, from the coding sequence ATGGCAACCGACAAACTGGGCGACATGCGCTTATTCGCGGAAGCGGCGGCGCTCGGCAGCCTGTCCGCGGCCGGCCGCAAGCTGGGCCTCTCGGCAGCCGCCGCCAGCGCGCGGCTGCTCAAGCTGGAGGCCGCGTTGCACACGCGCCTGTTCCATCGCAGCACCCGCCATCTGCAGCTGACCGAGGAAGGCCGCCTGTACCTGGCGCATTGCGAGATCGCGCTGCGCGCCGTGGACGATGCCGAGGCTGCCCTGCTGGCCGGTCAGAACGCCGTGCGCGGCAAACTGCGGATATCGGCCTCGGCCGACTTCGGCCGCAACCTGCTGAGCCAATGGCTGGACGAATTCAGCGCCGCGCATCCCGACCTGAAAATCGCGCTGACGCTCTCGGACTCGCTGTCGAACCTGCTGCAGGACGACATCGACCTGGCGATCCGCTTTGGCCGCCCGCAGGACGGCACGCTCGTCGCCCGCCAACTGGCGCCCAACTGGCGCGTGCTGTGCGCCGCGCCCGACTATCTGGCGCGACACGGCGTGCCGCGCACGCCCGCCGATCTGGCGCGGCACGCCTTCATCGTGCTGGTCACCACGGCCGGCCCGTTGAACACCTTCCATTTCGCCCGGGACGGCCATCCGGAAAGCTACACGGTGCCATTGGAGCAAGCCTGGGAGACCAACGACGGCGCCTTGGCGCGCCGCTGGGCGCTGGCCGGCCGCGGCATCGCCCGCAAGACCATCTGGGATGCCATCGACGACCTGCAAGCGGGACGCCTGGTTGCCGTGCTGCCCGAGTACCGCGTGGACGAGGCCGGCGTGCATGCCGTCTTCCACGGCACCCGCTACATGGCGCCGCGGGTGCGGCGGCTGCTGGATTTCCTGGTGGCGCGCTTCGCCCAGGCCACCGCGGGATTATCGCGCCACGGCGGGCCCGCGGACGCTTGA
- a CDS encoding LysR substrate-binding domain-containing protein, whose product MNFKQVEAFRAVMMTRSMTTAAGLLHTSQPNVSRWIALLEKALGFVLFQRVGTRIIPTPEAEAFYADVERAFIGLESLNDSASSIRRRGTGLLRVGAVGSITQCVLPDAILLFRQKHSDIPVVVNTGGSDVVAKWLTTGVCDIGFCSLHTDLPGLRYERINTAQGVGIVPRAHPLAAKAALTPADFRDQDFISLPAGSFNRAAIDRHFPDDTRVLSIETPYATTICSMVGKGLGVSIVNPVVPRALGVAELCEIPFSENVEFHSYAVTSEHYPVNTLARRMADCVRETFAALTPAD is encoded by the coding sequence ATGAACTTCAAACAAGTCGAGGCCTTCCGCGCCGTCATGATGACGCGCTCCATGACCACCGCGGCCGGCCTGCTGCATACCTCGCAGCCCAACGTCAGCCGCTGGATCGCGTTACTGGAGAAGGCGCTGGGATTCGTGCTGTTCCAGCGCGTCGGCACCCGCATCATTCCCACCCCCGAGGCCGAGGCCTTCTACGCCGACGTCGAACGCGCCTTCATCGGCCTGGAGTCGCTCAACGACAGCGCCAGCTCGATCCGCCGGCGCGGCACCGGCCTGCTGCGGGTCGGCGCGGTCGGCTCGATCACCCAATGCGTCCTGCCGGACGCGATCCTGCTGTTCCGCCAGAAGCACTCGGACATCCCGGTGGTGGTCAACACGGGCGGCTCCGACGTGGTCGCCAAGTGGCTGACCACGGGCGTGTGCGACATCGGCTTCTGCTCGCTGCACACCGACCTGCCGGGGCTGCGCTACGAACGCATCAACACCGCCCAGGGCGTCGGCATCGTGCCGCGCGCGCATCCGCTGGCGGCCAAGGCCGCGCTGACGCCCGCCGACTTCCGCGACCAGGACTTCATCTCGCTGCCGGCCGGCAGCTTCAACCGCGCCGCCATCGACCGCCACTTCCCCGACGACACCCGCGTGCTGTCGATCGAAACGCCCTACGCCACCACCATCTGCAGCATGGTCGGCAAGGGGCTGGGCGTGTCCATCGTCAACCCGGTGGTGCCGCGCGCGCTCGGCGTCGCCGAGCTATGCGAAATCCCGTTCTCGGAAAACGTGGAGTTCCACAGCTACGCCGTCACGTCCGAGCATTACCCGGTCAACACGCTGGCACGGCGCATGGCCGATTGCGTGCGCGAGACCTTCGCCGCGCTGACGCCCGCGGACTGA
- a CDS encoding Bug family tripartite tricarboxylate transporter substrate binding protein, with protein sequence MFKALPKLAVALAAALSIIPATQAASAYPNKPITLVVPFAPGGTVNLMGRLLANRMSEALGQTVIVENKPGGGGSIGANFVAKAAPDGYTLLLATMGQQSILPLISKNLPYNADKDFAPVALFSTVPNVLAVSRDAPAKTVGELVAYGKANPGKLNMASAGIGSVNHLTGELFMFRSGARFEHVPYRGAGPATSDLLSGQVQVLFANLPNVLAYVKSGQVRVLAVASDKRSESIPDIPTLAEAGVKDAVVESWYGVMAPSGTDPQVIRKLQDTVIAIANDKALVGQLAEQGAVPFPGGSEDLAKLSAEETRRWKQIIDSARIQLD encoded by the coding sequence ATGTTCAAAGCACTACCCAAACTCGCCGTGGCGCTGGCCGCGGCCCTGAGCATCATTCCGGCGACCCAGGCGGCGTCGGCCTATCCCAACAAGCCGATCACGCTGGTGGTGCCGTTCGCGCCGGGCGGCACCGTCAATCTGATGGGACGCCTGCTGGCCAACCGCATGTCCGAGGCTTTGGGACAGACGGTGATCGTCGAGAACAAGCCGGGCGGCGGCGGCAGCATCGGCGCCAACTTCGTGGCCAAGGCGGCGCCGGACGGCTACACACTGCTGCTGGCGACGATGGGGCAGCAGTCGATCCTGCCCCTGATATCGAAAAACCTGCCCTACAACGCCGACAAGGACTTCGCCCCGGTGGCGCTGTTCTCGACGGTGCCGAACGTGCTGGCGGTGTCCAGGGACGCGCCGGCCAAGACGGTGGGCGAGCTGGTGGCGTACGGCAAGGCCAATCCGGGCAAGCTGAACATGGCCTCGGCGGGCATCGGCTCGGTGAACCACCTGACCGGCGAACTGTTCATGTTCCGTTCGGGCGCCCGCTTCGAGCACGTGCCATACCGGGGCGCGGGGCCGGCCACGTCGGACCTGCTGTCGGGCCAGGTGCAGGTGCTGTTCGCCAACCTGCCGAACGTGCTGGCGTACGTCAAATCGGGGCAGGTGCGGGTGCTGGCGGTGGCCAGCGACAAACGCAGCGAGTCGATCCCCGACATCCCGACGCTGGCCGAGGCCGGCGTCAAGGATGCGGTCGTCGAATCCTGGTACGGCGTGATGGCGCCGAGCGGCACGGACCCGCAGGTCATCCGCAAGCTGCAGGACACGGTGATCGCCATCGCCAACGACAAGGCGCTGGTGGGGCAACTGGCGGAGCAGGGCGCGGTGCCGTTCCCCGGCGGCAGCGAAGACCTGGCCAAGCTGTCGGCCGAGGAAACGCGGCGCTGGAAGCAGATCATCGATAGCGCCAGGATCCAGCTGGATTGA